The following proteins come from a genomic window of Sorex araneus isolate mSorAra2 chromosome 1, mSorAra2.pri, whole genome shotgun sequence:
- the TMEM215 gene encoding transmembrane protein 215, which produces MRPDDINPRTGLVVALVSVFLVFGFMFTVSGMKGETLGNIPLLAIGPAICLPGIAAIALARKTEGCTKWPENELLWVRKLPCFRKSKDKEVVELLRTPSDLESGKGSSDELAKKAGLKGKPPPQGPNEVPMASSITTSSPTEEGECQSPVQSGHREETSRYLDGYCPSGSSLAYSALDVKCSAWDRSECPEPEDSIFFVPQDSIIVCSYKQNSPYDRYCCYINQSQGRWDHETIV; this is translated from the coding sequence ATGCGGCCGGATGACATCAACCCGAGGACGGGGCTGGTGGTGGCCCTGGTCAGTGTCTTCCTGGTGTTTGGCTTCATGTTCACTGTCTCTGGGATGAAAGGAGAGACGCTGGGAAACATCCCCCTCCTGGCCATTGGGCCGGCCATCTGCCTGCCAGGCATTGCAGCCATCGCCCTGGCCAGGAAGACCGAGGGGTGCACCAAGTGGCCCGAGAATGAGCTGCTGTGGGTGCGCAAGCTGCCCTGTTTCCGGAAGTCCAAAGACAAGGAGGTGGTGGAGCTGCTGAGGACCCCTTCGGACCTGGAGTCAGGCAAGGGGAGCTCCGACGAGCTGGCTAAGAAGGCGGGCCTCAAGGGGAAGCCTCCCCCTCAGGGGCCAAATGAGGTGCCCATGGCCAGCTCCATCAccacctccagccccacagaggaaGGAGAATGCCAGAGCCCGGTCCAGAGCGGGCACCGGGAGGAGACCTCCAGATACCTGGATGGCTACTGTCCTTCGGGCAGTTCGCTCGCCTACAGTGCCTTGGACGTCAAGTGCTCTGCCTGGGACAGGTCCGAGTGCCCTGAGCCCGAGGACAGCATTTTCTTTGTGCCCCAGGACAGTATCATCGTTTGCTCCTACAAGCAGAACAGCCCCTATGACAGATACTGTTGTTACATCAACCAGAGCCAAGGCAGGTGGGACCATGAGACAATAGTCTAG